A stretch of Desulfotalea psychrophila LSv54 DNA encodes these proteins:
- a CDS encoding glycosyltransferase, with protein sequence MSNTPVLGYVLKGYPRLSETFISNEILLLEEMGTKMHLFSMRHPREKICHPSVQQIVAGVTYLPTELLDDFPRLLAANMSLAGREPARYRKALLYAAGLFKEKGKVATIKHFLQAGFLVNTMEEKGLNVQQLHGHFAHSPTSVTLFASMLADIPFSFTAHAKDIYTSSVATLREKMERASFVATCTKYNDVYLADLRREIDCPIHTIYHGINISLFHNDNSGHPPQPPYRILTVARLTEKKGLPTLFQALKILKERGIEFQHQLIGDGDDRQTVLAYIKELGLEEQCHWLGACTHTEVLEEFSRSHLFALSCKIAENGDRDGVPNVLVESLAMGVPAISTTVSAIPELLHHEETGYLVEPDQPEELADGIERMLTDLPLRKNIIEQGRLFVEQYFDNRVQTKKLQEVFLQDNPALQRG encoded by the coding sequence ATGAGCAATACACCAGTTCTCGGTTATGTTCTCAAGGGCTATCCTCGCCTGTCCGAGACATTCATTTCCAATGAAATCCTTCTTCTCGAAGAGATGGGAACGAAGATGCATCTCTTTTCCATGCGCCACCCACGGGAAAAGATCTGCCATCCATCGGTGCAGCAAATAGTGGCCGGGGTTACCTACCTGCCCACGGAACTGCTGGATGATTTTCCCCGTCTGCTTGCGGCCAATATGTCTCTTGCCGGGCGTGAGCCTGCCAGGTACAGGAAGGCCCTCCTCTATGCGGCAGGGCTTTTTAAAGAGAAGGGGAAGGTTGCCACCATTAAGCACTTCCTGCAGGCTGGGTTTTTGGTCAATACCATGGAGGAAAAGGGCTTGAATGTGCAGCAACTTCACGGTCATTTTGCCCATTCGCCTACCTCGGTTACCCTCTTTGCCTCCATGCTGGCAGACATTCCATTTAGCTTTACCGCCCATGCCAAGGATATCTATACCTCCAGTGTCGCCACTCTTCGGGAGAAGATGGAACGAGCCTCCTTTGTGGCCACCTGTACAAAGTATAATGATGTCTATCTTGCCGATCTGCGCAGAGAGATAGATTGTCCCATCCATACCATCTATCACGGTATCAATATCTCCCTCTTTCATAATGATAACTCTGGGCATCCACCTCAGCCACCCTATAGGATTCTTACCGTGGCCAGGCTTACAGAGAAAAAGGGTCTGCCAACTCTGTTCCAAGCCCTGAAGATACTGAAGGAGAGGGGGATTGAATTTCAGCATCAGCTCATTGGCGACGGCGATGACCGGCAGACTGTTCTGGCATATATTAAGGAGCTGGGACTTGAGGAGCAGTGCCATTGGTTGGGAGCCTGCACCCATACGGAGGTCTTGGAGGAATTTTCTCGCAGCCATCTCTTTGCCCTCAGCTGTAAGATCGCCGAAAATGGCGACCGGGATGGAGTACCCAATGTTCTGGTGGAAAGCCTTGCCATGGGCGTTCCCGCCATCTCAACCACGGTTTCCGCGATCCCGGAACTGCTTCACCATGAGGAGACAGGCTATCTGGTTGAACCGGATCAGCCAGAGGAGTTGGCCGACGGTATAGAGAGGATGCTCACCGACCTGCCTCTGCGTAAAAATATAATCGAGCAGGGTCGTCTCTTTGTTGAACAGTACTTCGATAATAGGGTGCAGACCAAAAAACTGCAGGAGGTCTTTCTCCAGGATAATCCCGCCCTGCAGAGGGGATAG
- a CDS encoding histidine phosphatase family protein, whose amino-acid sequence MQSADFFLLRHGETEWNREKRIQGCQDSPLTATGSQTSALWGPLLQRYSFDHLFSSPQGRAQATAAIINRSLGLETIVHRALREQDWGLWEGLTRAEVEVHFPGELQRQMDRGWDFQAPAGESRRQVQLRAEQAIRHISHQHPGGTFLLICHQGLIKSLLYAILGRDFLPTEEQVLEKNSLQKISLRPGGSLQIEALNIRPPSLP is encoded by the coding sequence ATGCAAAGTGCAGATTTTTTTCTCCTTCGCCATGGAGAGACGGAGTGGAATCGGGAGAAGAGGATCCAGGGTTGCCAGGATTCACCGCTTACCGCTACCGGTAGCCAGACGTCAGCCCTTTGGGGGCCCTTGCTGCAGCGCTATTCATTCGATCATCTCTTTTCTAGCCCTCAGGGTAGGGCCCAGGCAACGGCTGCGATTATTAATCGCTCTCTTGGTCTTGAAACTATTGTTCATAGGGCTCTACGAGAACAGGATTGGGGCCTCTGGGAGGGCCTCACCCGTGCCGAGGTGGAGGTACATTTTCCCGGCGAGCTGCAAAGGCAGATGGATCGAGGCTGGGATTTTCAGGCGCCAGCGGGCGAATCCCGGCGTCAGGTACAGCTCAGGGCAGAACAGGCCATTCGCCATATCTCTCACCAACACCCCGGTGGCACCTTTCTCCTTATCTGTCATCAGGGCCTTATTAAATCTTTACTCTATGCCATCCTCGGTCGGGATTTTCTGCCCACGGAAGAACAGGTGCTTGAAAAAAATTCCCTGCAAAAAATATCCCTTCGGCCCGGTGGATCTCTGCAGATAGAGGCCCTCAATATCAGGCCTCCATCCCTCCCTTAA
- a CDS encoding glycosyltransferase family protein has translation MKIAFYCQHILGIGHFQRSLLLCRALLARGHRLTLILGGPEIEVTDSRIEVLQLPGLRMDAEFGGLLPCDEGAGLADIKEQRQKMLYQFFQEEEPDIFITELYPMGRKAFRFELDPVLQGIDQGSLAPCFCCSSVRDILVEKSSGREKFEERAVKTLNRYFDGLLIHADANIISLDETFARTAEVVIPKYYTGFIAPEMAARGGGVAQKEDDLPLVIASIGGGSVGGELLEAVASASQEGTFRLKIFCGRYSSAELKLRLEQYRSPLIEIVTFSHDFQREMEAADLSISMAGYNTCMNILRAGTPALLYPFQQNREQGLRVKKLGIYREIQILSEADLPATRLRERIEEMLGYEKFMSKVELDGAMNSALQVEAWFEKFTAEDHNA, from the coding sequence ATGAAAATTGCATTTTACTGTCAGCATATACTGGGCATAGGCCACTTTCAGCGCAGTCTTCTTCTCTGTCGCGCCCTCCTCGCCCGAGGACATCGTCTGACCCTGATACTCGGCGGTCCTGAGATAGAGGTGACTGATTCTCGTATTGAGGTGCTACAACTGCCCGGACTGCGGATGGATGCAGAGTTTGGCGGTTTGCTTCCTTGTGATGAGGGAGCAGGCCTTGCCGATATCAAGGAGCAGCGACAAAAAATGCTCTATCAATTTTTCCAAGAGGAAGAGCCGGATATCTTTATTACCGAACTCTATCCCATGGGCAGAAAGGCCTTTCGCTTTGAACTCGACCCTGTCCTGCAGGGGATCGACCAGGGCAGCCTTGCTCCCTGTTTCTGTTGTTCCAGTGTGCGGGATATTCTGGTGGAAAAGAGTTCGGGCAGGGAAAAATTTGAGGAGCGAGCCGTTAAGACATTGAACAGGTACTTTGATGGTCTTCTCATTCATGCCGATGCAAATATTATCTCTTTAGACGAGACCTTTGCCCGTACTGCGGAGGTTGTAATACCTAAATACTATACGGGGTTTATTGCCCCGGAGATGGCGGCAAGAGGGGGAGGGGTAGCTCAAAAAGAGGATGACCTCCCCTTGGTTATTGCCTCCATCGGTGGTGGCAGTGTTGGCGGTGAACTCCTTGAGGCAGTGGCCAGTGCCAGTCAGGAGGGTACGTTTCGTCTGAAGATATTTTGTGGACGCTATAGCTCGGCTGAGCTGAAATTACGTCTGGAGCAGTACCGATCGCCACTCATTGAAATTGTGACTTTCAGTCATGATTTCCAGAGGGAGATGGAGGCGGCGGATCTTTCTATCTCCATGGCAGGCTATAACACCTGTATGAACATTCTTCGGGCCGGAACGCCTGCTCTTCTCTATCCCTTCCAGCAGAACAGGGAACAGGGGTTACGGGTGAAAAAGCTTGGCATCTACCGGGAAATACAGATCCTGTCCGAGGCTGATCTGCCGGCGACGAGGCTCAGGGAACGGATTGAAGAGATGCTGGGCTATGAAAAATTTATGAGTAAGGTCGAGCTGGATGGAGCGATGAACAGTGCCCTGCAGGTAGAGGCATGGTTTGAAAAATTTACAGCAGAGGATCATAATGCCTAA